The Methanomassiliicoccales archaeon genome has a segment encoding these proteins:
- a CDS encoding TIM barrel protein gives MKDGIEDVHGLGLNAMEVQMVRVNVMLRSPDDEDVGKTLRELENDLVVEIHRKKGKKSVQITNLDEKIKEDDTLISLSSGLVQNFHELASLGLMGSELDVALSMHTPYYIDLATDTELTRKSMDSIRWAGLLTQEMGGNMVVSHMGLYGNLSHREATAAITDRLEEIVAWWDKNKITPKLGLETSGRKEVFGGLDEILELCDKLDHVVPVVNFAHLHARTNGMLRESEDFAEVFDKVSSYVGDLHYTHFSGVEHEGGNERRVTPIKKGDLRFEPMAEYLAEANPNSVIISSSPLLEHDAMYMKVIYERVLTKKISKDTKVKKPKGGKDEDED, from the coding sequence TTGAAGGATGGTATCGAGGACGTGCACGGGCTCGGCCTCAATGCTATGGAGGTCCAGATGGTCCGGGTAAATGTCATGCTCCGGTCCCCGGACGATGAAGATGTGGGAAAGACCCTCCGGGAACTGGAGAACGACCTGGTCGTGGAGATCCACCGGAAGAAGGGCAAGAAATCGGTGCAGATCACCAACCTGGACGAGAAGATCAAGGAGGACGACACGCTCATAAGCCTCTCCTCCGGACTGGTTCAGAACTTCCATGAACTGGCCAGCCTGGGCCTGATGGGTAGCGAGCTGGACGTGGCGCTTTCCATGCACACACCGTACTACATCGACCTGGCCACAGACACCGAGCTCACCAGAAAGAGCATGGACTCCATCCGCTGGGCCGGCCTGCTGACCCAGGAGATGGGCGGCAACATGGTAGTCTCCCACATGGGGCTCTACGGCAACCTGAGCCACCGGGAGGCCACCGCCGCCATCACCGACCGGCTGGAGGAGATCGTGGCCTGGTGGGACAAGAACAAGATCACCCCCAAGCTGGGACTGGAGACCTCCGGCCGCAAGGAGGTGTTCGGCGGCCTGGACGAGATTTTGGAGCTGTGCGACAAGCTGGACCACGTCGTTCCGGTGGTCAACTTCGCCCATCTGCACGCTCGTACCAACGGCATGCTCAGGGAATCGGAGGACTTCGCCGAGGTCTTCGACAAGGTCAGCAGCTACGTCGGCGACCTGCATTACACTCACTTTTCGGGCGTGGAGCACGAGGGCGGCAACGAGCGCCGGGTGACCCCGATCAAGAAGGGCGACCTGCGTTTCGAACCGATGGCCGAGTATCTGGCGGAAGCCAACCCCAACTCGGTCATAATTTCCAGCTCCCCCTTGCTGGAGCACGACGCCATGTACATGAAGGTCATCTACGAGCGTGTGCTGACCAAGAAGATATCCAAGGACACCAAGGTCAAGAAGCCCAAGGGCGGCAAGGACGAGGATGAGGATTGA
- a CDS encoding 50S ribosomal protein L18e — protein MRGAYQCRESQKMKNAKTDPNLLALISSLKTESRSSGVGIWRDIALKLEKAKANWSEVNLSKLERYASEGDVVVVAGKVLGSGTLSKKLTVAAYGFSESAKIKIEAAGGRNLTLMELVKEMPQGTGVKIMR, from the coding sequence ATTAGAGGGGCTTACCAATGTCGGGAGAGTCAGAAGATGAAAAATGCAAAGACTGACCCTAACCTATTGGCCCTCATAAGCTCCCTCAAGACGGAGTCGAGGTCCAGCGGGGTAGGGATCTGGCGAGACATTGCTCTGAAGTTGGAAAAGGCCAAGGCCAATTGGTCCGAGGTCAACCTGAGCAAGCTGGAGCGATACGCCTCCGAAGGCGACGTGGTCGTCGTGGCCGGTAAGGTGTTGGGGTCGGGAACGTTGAGCAAGAAGTTGACCGTAGCCGCCTACGGCTTCTCCGAGTCCGCCAAGATCAAGATCGAGGCAGCCGGAGGCAGGAACCTCACTCTCATGGAGCTGGTGAAGGAAATGCCTCAGGGGACCGGGGTCAAGATAATGAGGTGA
- a CDS encoding 50S ribosomal protein L13 yields the protein MAIIDAENHIAGRLASVVAKRILKGEEIIIVNAEKIIITGDRDSVLASYKQKKDCGNVKSGPFFPRRADLIMKRTVRGMLPWKETSGKEAYKRLKVYVGVPKELADQKKEKVDVAIKTGLTQYVTLSQIAEFLGSRVK from the coding sequence ATGGCCATAATCGACGCCGAGAACCACATCGCAGGAAGGCTGGCATCTGTAGTCGCCAAGCGCATCCTGAAGGGCGAAGAGATAATAATCGTCAACGCCGAGAAGATCATCATTACTGGCGACCGCGACTCCGTGCTCGCTTCATATAAGCAAAAGAAGGATTGCGGTAACGTCAAGAGCGGACCGTTCTTCCCCCGCCGCGCCGACCTCATCATGAAGAGGACCGTAAGGGGCATGCTGCCCTGGAAGGAGACCTCTGGCAAAGAAGCCTACAAGAGGCTGAAGGTCTACGTGGGCGTGCCGAAAGAACTGGCCGACCAGAAGAAGGAGAAAGTTGACGTCGCAATCAAGACCGGGCTGACCCAGTATGTCACGCTCAGTCAGATAGCTGAATTCCTGGGCTCGAGAGTGAAGTGA
- a CDS encoding 30S ribosomal protein S9, whose product MSEVVNTSGKRKTAVARAVAREGTGKVRINSVPLEIVTPELARLKMAEPLTLVPEKAAKVDIDVSVAGGGVMGQAEATRTAIAKAIVEYYQDEELKLAFKHFDRSLLISDVRRKLPKKPLGRGARKKRQKSYR is encoded by the coding sequence ATGTCCGAAGTTGTCAATACCAGTGGAAAGAGGAAGACGGCAGTGGCCCGCGCGGTAGCCCGCGAAGGCACCGGCAAGGTGCGCATCAACAGCGTGCCCCTGGAGATCGTCACCCCTGAGCTGGCCCGGCTGAAGATGGCCGAGCCTTTGACCCTGGTGCCGGAGAAGGCGGCCAAGGTCGACATCGACGTCAGCGTGGCTGGCGGAGGCGTAATGGGTCAGGCCGAGGCCACCCGCACCGCCATCGCCAAGGCCATCGTGGAGTACTACCAGGACGAGGAACTGAAGCTGGCCTTCAAGCACTTTGACAGGTCCCTGCTGATCAGCGACGTCCGCCGCAAGCTCCCGAAGAAACCGCTGGGTCGTGGCGCTAGGAAGAAGAGGCAAAAATCGTACAGGTGA
- a CDS encoding DNA-directed RNA polymerase subunit N, whose protein sequence is MIIPVRCFTCGKVVGSSYQTFVKRVQMGEDPQEVLDDLGIKRYCCRRMIISHSDLLGELIPLG, encoded by the coding sequence ATGATAATACCAGTTAGATGCTTCACGTGTGGCAAGGTGGTAGGGAGCTCCTACCAGACCTTCGTCAAGAGGGTGCAGATGGGGGAGGACCCCCAGGAAGTGCTCGACGATCTGGGCATCAAACGGTACTGCTGCCGCCGTATGATCATATCCCATTCGGACCTGCTCGGTGAGCTGATCCCCCTGGGATAA